A single genomic interval of Streptomyces sp. BA2 harbors:
- a CDS encoding GTPase, giving the protein MTAVTDHTEHEREREEPPEGSRSPEGAAEETRGGSEAVWDDGLIARRGGTTRDGSAEGAGGVARGGADAYAPAETSSGALSGTGAPSGTGTQSSTPSGAPSRTPSDTTPSISTAYEGPLRARLDALRELVGLSRTRLDSATLAEAGRVLDEAAARRRLSGRHTVVAIAGATGSGKSTLFNALAGVTISETGVRRPTTAAPIGCSWTDGAAGLLDRLGIPGRLRRRPLQGPDMNTLEGLVLIDLPDHDSAVGEHRAHVDRILALVDAVIWVVDPEKYADAMLHERYLRPMAGHAEVMFVVLNQVDRLPGDAADQVLDDLRRLLDEDGIALGEHGEPGATVLALSALTGDGVDELRESLGQFTKERGAAARRIAADLDATADQLWPVYAAGAGWHGGRGRSWIGLSEEAREEFTDRLADAVGAAAAGQAAERAWQRNAGKACGTPWLRLWRWYEAQRSPRGIGWPVAQAPADEEATARQRVEQAVRTVADEAASGLPQPWGQAVREAAVRGAEGLPEALDELTASAGVPEGRPPRPGWWPVAVLAQAAMTLLQVVGGLWLVAQIIGIAEPNLGVPVLLMLAGIVGGPCVEWGSRMAARGPARRYGLDAERRLREAAAGCGRARVLDPVAAELLRYLEVREQYVRVTGAAVG; this is encoded by the coding sequence GTGACTGCCGTCACTGATCACACCGAGCACGAGCGGGAGCGCGAAGAGCCTCCCGAGGGGTCGAGGAGCCCCGAGGGCGCCGCGGAGGAGACCCGTGGCGGCTCGGAAGCCGTCTGGGACGACGGGCTGATCGCGCGACGCGGCGGTACCACGCGCGATGGCTCGGCTGAGGGGGCGGGCGGCGTGGCGAGGGGCGGCGCCGATGCGTATGCCCCTGCGGAGACTTCCTCCGGAGCGCTGTCCGGTACGGGTGCACCGTCCGGTACCGGTACGCAGTCCAGTACGCCATCCGGTGCTCCCTCCCGTACGCCATCCGATACCACGCCCAGCATTTCGACCGCCTACGAAGGACCCCTGCGCGCCCGGCTCGACGCCCTGCGTGAACTCGTCGGGCTCTCCCGCACCCGCCTCGACAGCGCCACGCTCGCCGAGGCGGGCCGGGTCCTCGACGAGGCCGCGGCCCGGCGCAGGCTCTCCGGGCGGCACACCGTCGTCGCCATCGCGGGTGCCACGGGGAGCGGCAAGTCGACGCTGTTCAACGCCCTGGCCGGGGTGACGATCTCGGAGACCGGCGTCCGTCGGCCGACCACGGCGGCCCCCATCGGGTGCAGTTGGACCGACGGCGCCGCAGGGCTCCTGGACCGGCTCGGCATCCCGGGGCGGCTGCGCAGACGCCCGCTCCAGGGCCCGGACATGAACACCCTGGAGGGGCTCGTCCTGATCGACCTGCCCGACCACGACTCGGCGGTCGGGGAGCACCGCGCGCACGTGGACCGGATCCTCGCGCTCGTCGACGCGGTCATCTGGGTCGTCGACCCCGAGAAGTACGCCGACGCGATGCTCCATGAGCGCTATCTACGGCCCATGGCGGGGCACGCCGAGGTCATGTTCGTCGTGCTCAACCAGGTGGACCGGCTGCCGGGCGACGCCGCCGACCAGGTGCTGGACGATCTGCGGCGGCTGCTCGACGAGGACGGCATCGCCCTGGGCGAGCACGGCGAACCAGGTGCCACCGTGCTCGCCCTCTCCGCGCTGACCGGCGACGGGGTCGATGAACTCCGGGAGTCCCTCGGCCAGTTCACCAAGGAGCGAGGCGCCGCCGCCCGGCGGATCGCTGCCGACCTGGACGCCACCGCCGACCAGCTGTGGCCGGTGTACGCGGCCGGGGCCGGGTGGCACGGAGGCCGGGGCAGGTCGTGGATCGGGCTCAGCGAAGAGGCGCGCGAGGAGTTCACCGACCGGCTCGCGGACGCGGTGGGCGCGGCGGCGGCAGGGCAGGCCGCGGAACGGGCCTGGCAGCGCAACGCGGGCAAGGCGTGCGGCACGCCCTGGCTGAGGCTGTGGCGTTGGTACGAGGCCCAGCGCTCGCCGCGGGGTATCGGCTGGCCCGTGGCGCAGGCGCCCGCGGACGAGGAGGCCACGGCTCGGCAGCGTGTCGAGCAGGCGGTGCGCACGGTGGCCGACGAGGCTGCTTCCGGGTTGCCCCAGCCCTGGGGGCAGGCCGTGCGGGAGGCCGCGGTGCGCGGCGCGGAGGGGCTGCCCGAGGCGCTCGACGAGCTGACGGCGTCGGCCGGGGTGCCGGAGGGGAGGCCTCCGCGGCCCGGGTGGTGGCCGGTCGCGGTCCTCGCCCAGGCGGCGATGACGTTGCTCCAAGTCGTGGGCGGGCTCTGGCTGGTGGCGCAGATCATCGGGATCGCGGAGCCGAATCTGGGCGTGCCGGTGCTGCTGATGCTGGCCGGCATCGTGGGCGGACCCTGCGTGGAGTGGGGGAGCCGGATGGCGGCGCGAGGGCCGGCGCGACGGTACGGCCTGGACGCGGAACGGCGGTTGCGGGAGGCGGCCGCCGGGTGCGGGCGGGCGAGGGTCCTCGATCCGGTGGCGGCGGAGCTGCTGCGGTATCTGGAGGTGCGGGAGCAGTACGTGCGGGTGACGGGGGCGGCGGTGGGCTGA
- a CDS encoding dynamin family protein — protein MVTLDVRPQLLDALSALRERVAAARFPLPLEGAPRARANRDELLAQLDDYLVPRLRAPEAPLLAVIGGSTGAGKSTLVNSLVGRQVSEAGVLRPTTRTPVLVCHPEDHHWFAGMRVLPDLTRVWVPRPEPSAGDDEDDDGSDDLLPLGPDGEQALRIETSETLPQGLALLDAPDVDSLVSDNRILAAELISAADVWVMVTTASRYADAVPWHLLRTAKEHDATLVTVLDRVPHQLVAEVSRQYGALLVKAGLGDVPRFTVPELPESTGGGGLLPATAVAPLRAWLTHRSQEPTARAQAIARTAHGVIQSLNVRVPELAGAVAIQYAAALRLTSAVDEAYGHEHARVRERLQAGAVLAGDALKRWRSYPLDCGAGELLDAVAESLEALLLCAVTAADERIDEAWRREPAAAAPGLGVRDRSLESAEGAESAEHRIGMAVRRWRRVLEEYAEEEIRGLDRIEKNFLPDPEMVAALLATALLGGGRGRSAGETLAERIGAHGALRLRDRGGRLLTTYLDNVLDAERERRLAPLDALDVNPEPQADLIAALSVLQKER, from the coding sequence GTGGTGACCTTGGACGTACGGCCTCAACTGCTCGACGCACTATCCGCCCTGCGCGAGCGTGTCGCCGCCGCACGCTTTCCGCTCCCCTTGGAGGGGGCGCCACGCGCGCGTGCCAACCGCGACGAGCTCCTTGCCCAGCTCGACGACTACTTGGTGCCCCGCTTGCGGGCCCCCGAAGCGCCCCTGCTCGCCGTGATCGGGGGTTCCACCGGGGCGGGCAAGTCGACCCTGGTGAACTCCCTCGTCGGGCGGCAGGTCAGTGAGGCGGGTGTGCTGCGCCCGACGACCCGGACGCCGGTCCTTGTGTGCCATCCGGAGGATCATCACTGGTTCGCCGGAATGCGCGTACTGCCCGACCTCACGCGCGTGTGGGTACCCCGTCCGGAGCCTTCGGCCGGGGACGACGAGGACGACGACGGGAGCGATGACCTGCTTCCGCTGGGGCCCGACGGCGAGCAAGCGCTGCGCATCGAGACCTCGGAGACCCTGCCCCAGGGGCTCGCGCTCCTGGACGCTCCCGACGTCGACTCCCTCGTCTCCGACAACCGGATCCTCGCCGCCGAGCTGATCTCGGCGGCCGACGTCTGGGTGATGGTGACCACCGCGTCCCGGTACGCGGACGCCGTGCCCTGGCATCTGCTGCGTACCGCCAAGGAGCACGACGCCACGCTCGTCACCGTCCTCGACCGGGTGCCCCACCAGCTGGTGGCCGAGGTGTCGCGGCAGTACGGAGCGCTGCTCGTCAAAGCGGGCCTTGGCGACGTGCCGCGCTTCACCGTGCCCGAGCTGCCCGAGTCCACGGGCGGCGGCGGACTGCTTCCCGCCACCGCCGTCGCGCCGCTGCGGGCCTGGCTCACCCACCGGTCCCAGGAGCCCACGGCCCGGGCGCAGGCCATCGCGCGCACCGCGCACGGCGTCATCCAGTCCCTCAACGTGCGGGTCCCGGAGCTCGCGGGCGCCGTCGCCATCCAGTACGCGGCCGCACTGCGGCTCACGTCCGCCGTCGACGAGGCGTACGGACACGAGCACGCGCGCGTGCGGGAGCGTCTGCAGGCGGGGGCCGTCCTCGCGGGCGACGCGCTGAAGCGGTGGCGCAGCTACCCCCTGGACTGCGGCGCGGGCGAGCTCCTCGACGCCGTCGCCGAGAGCCTGGAGGCGCTGCTGCTGTGCGCGGTGACCGCCGCCGACGAGCGGATCGACGAGGCCTGGCGGCGCGAGCCGGCCGCCGCCGCCCCCGGGCTCGGTGTCCGTGACCGGTCCCTGGAGAGCGCGGAGGGCGCCGAGAGCGCCGAGCACCGCATCGGGATGGCGGTACGCCGCTGGCGACGCGTCCTGGAGGAGTACGCGGAGGAAGAGATCCGCGGGCTCGACCGGATCGAGAAGAACTTCCTCCCCGACCCCGAGATGGTGGCCGCCCTGCTCGCCACGGCCCTGCTCGGCGGGGGCCGCGGACGCTCGGCGGGCGAGACGCTCGCCGAGCGGATCGGCGCCCACGGAGCGCTCCGGCTGCGGGACCGGGGCGGACGCCTGCTCACCACCTACCTGGACAACGTCCTGGACGCGGAGCGCGAGCGACGCCTCGCCCCTCTCGACGCCCTCGACGTGAACCCCGAACCCCAGGCCGACCTGATCGCCGCGCTGTCCGTACTGCAGAAGGAGAGGTGA
- a CDS encoding tyrosine-type recombinase/integrase: METTYKVKVWKIAVYKGAKGTTYTARWTLDGREYREPFGTRALADSFRSELVSAMRRGEAFSRETGRPVSHASGASAVNWYDFAVQFADAQWHRTAGNSRKNTAKALTATTVAFLRTSPTTFKPVDVRTALREFAFNTRRREEAPPEVATILKWVERNTLSMAAWEDPVKVEGVLRSVDTLLDGKRAAASSIKRTRRILNVAMAYAIKHKILRRNPLPKGRGATPKTSNAVDRRSLIHPQRMARILARIRRRTRGGRRLHAYFSTLYYTGPRPEEAVAMYVDDVTLPPADAEDQWCDILFHTAEPEVGKNWTDDGAIHEERGLKGRADDDTRIVPGPPALTRIIREHIKAEGLKPGDRLFQGENGGILAGSVARRAWGTARKAELTEREYESPMGRRIYDIRHTRLTKWLNDGIPPAQVAYWAGNSVPVLLAFYAGCIEGQLPDLKRRMEAQGDLPELP; the protein is encoded by the coding sequence ATGGAGACGACGTACAAGGTCAAAGTCTGGAAGATCGCCGTCTACAAGGGCGCCAAAGGAACGACCTACACCGCGCGTTGGACCCTGGACGGTAGGGAGTATCGGGAGCCGTTCGGGACGCGTGCGCTCGCGGACAGCTTCCGATCGGAACTTGTCAGTGCCATGCGCCGCGGCGAGGCGTTCAGCCGAGAGACCGGACGCCCCGTCTCCCATGCCTCGGGTGCGAGCGCGGTCAACTGGTATGACTTCGCAGTTCAGTTCGCTGACGCTCAGTGGCACCGGACCGCTGGCAACAGCCGGAAGAACACCGCAAAGGCGCTGACTGCCACGACCGTTGCCTTCCTGCGTACCTCTCCGACGACCTTCAAGCCGGTCGACGTGCGTACCGCGCTTCGCGAGTTCGCGTTCAACACGCGGCGACGTGAGGAGGCGCCGCCCGAGGTGGCGACCATTTTGAAGTGGGTGGAGCGCAACACCCTGTCCATGGCGGCCTGGGAGGACCCGGTTAAGGTCGAAGGCGTCCTGCGCTCGGTCGATACGTTGCTTGACGGCAAACGCGCCGCAGCGAGTTCCATCAAGCGCACGCGTCGCATCCTGAACGTAGCTATGGCGTACGCGATCAAGCACAAGATCCTGCGTAGGAACCCCCTCCCGAAGGGGAGGGGTGCAACGCCCAAGACCTCCAATGCGGTGGACCGAAGGTCCCTGATCCATCCGCAGCGAATGGCCCGGATCCTTGCTCGCATCCGGCGCCGCACTCGCGGGGGCAGGCGACTGCACGCGTACTTCAGCACGCTCTACTACACAGGCCCACGGCCGGAGGAAGCCGTGGCGATGTACGTGGACGACGTGACGCTCCCTCCTGCGGATGCGGAAGACCAGTGGTGCGACATCCTGTTCCACACCGCAGAGCCGGAAGTCGGGAAGAACTGGACCGATGACGGGGCGATTCACGAAGAGCGTGGGCTGAAAGGGCGCGCCGACGATGACACTCGCATCGTGCCTGGTCCTCCGGCGCTGACGAGGATCATTCGGGAGCACATCAAGGCCGAGGGGCTCAAGCCCGGTGACCGGCTGTTCCAGGGCGAGAACGGCGGAATCCTCGCCGGATCGGTCGCCCGCCGGGCCTGGGGGACCGCCCGCAAGGCTGAGCTGACCGAGCGGGAGTACGAATCCCCGATGGGGCGCCGGATCTACGACATCCGGCACACCCGCCTGACGAAGTGGCTCAACGACGGCATCCCGCCGGCGCAGGTCGCCTACTGGGCGGGGAACAGCGTCCCGGTCCTGCTGGCTTTCTACGCCGGCTGCATCGAGGGGCAGCTCCCGGACCTCAAGCGCCGGATGGAGGCACAGGGAGACCTCCCCGAGCTGCCGTAA
- a CDS encoding helix-turn-helix transcriptional regulator: MSANRGNARSMLTLPEVCDELHVSRSTFYDWRQKGRAPRCIKLPNGDLRVRRSDLNHWLDAHEDAA; this comes from the coding sequence ATGTCCGCAAACCGCGGCAACGCTCGCAGCATGCTCACGCTCCCCGAGGTCTGCGACGAACTGCACGTCTCGCGCTCAACCTTCTACGACTGGCGTCAGAAGGGGCGCGCACCCAGGTGCATCAAGCTTCCGAACGGCGATTTGCGCGTACGTCGGAGCGACCTGAACCACTGGCTCGATGCTCATGAGGACGCTGCCTGA
- a CDS encoding DUF3631 domain-containing protein, translating into MTTTPEAAPSIDGAALLDEVEAFHRRFNIFPTEHAYVAVTLWDAHAHLMDALDGTARLAFLSPEPGSGKSRALEIVETLTPRAATTVNASANALFRLVAADGGTPTILFDEIDTVFGQKAGGNEEVRGFLNSGYRRGAKSLRCVGDGSNQTTEWFSSFCAVAMAGLGSLPDTILTRSVIIRMRKKAPNEKCESYRRRTHEKQGHALRDKLADWAATLHEQVADAWPEMPEGVSDRPADVWEPLLAVADAAGGHWPERARAACVALIKAATEGDEASLGVRLLTDLRDHVFCGADRMPTAAILEVLLGLDDAPWADMSDDGQHSKPLTARALSKLLSQYVRPDNTPIRPRGIRVGSGTPKGYYAEDLSDAWARYCPPPPGGSATAETSATSQVNGGEFVAEGPSGSRHTSAETDTRQLRIAS; encoded by the coding sequence ATGACCACCACCCCCGAGGCTGCGCCGTCCATCGACGGAGCCGCACTGCTCGATGAGGTTGAAGCGTTCCACCGCCGCTTCAACATCTTCCCGACCGAACACGCCTACGTCGCCGTGACGCTGTGGGACGCACACGCCCACCTCATGGACGCACTCGACGGCACCGCCCGTCTCGCTTTCCTCAGCCCCGAGCCGGGCTCGGGGAAGTCACGGGCCCTGGAGATCGTGGAAACGCTCACCCCGCGTGCGGCGACCACCGTCAATGCGTCCGCCAACGCGCTGTTCCGGCTGGTAGCCGCAGACGGGGGAACGCCCACGATCCTCTTTGACGAGATCGACACCGTCTTTGGCCAGAAAGCCGGCGGGAACGAAGAGGTCCGCGGGTTCCTCAACTCCGGCTACCGGCGCGGCGCCAAGTCCCTGCGCTGCGTCGGGGACGGCTCCAACCAGACCACCGAGTGGTTTTCCTCGTTCTGCGCGGTGGCCATGGCCGGGCTCGGCTCCCTGCCGGACACGATCCTGACCCGCTCGGTCATCATCCGGATGCGCAAGAAGGCCCCCAACGAGAAGTGCGAGTCCTACCGGCGCCGCACCCACGAGAAGCAGGGCCACGCCCTGCGTGACAAGCTCGCCGACTGGGCCGCCACCCTTCACGAGCAGGTCGCGGATGCATGGCCGGAGATGCCCGAAGGGGTCTCGGACCGCCCGGCGGATGTGTGGGAGCCGCTCCTCGCGGTCGCGGATGCGGCCGGCGGGCATTGGCCCGAGCGGGCCCGCGCCGCCTGTGTCGCGCTCATCAAGGCCGCCACGGAAGGGGATGAAGCCTCCCTCGGGGTGAGGCTGCTGACCGATCTGCGCGACCACGTGTTCTGCGGCGCCGATCGGATGCCCACCGCCGCCATCCTCGAAGTCCTCCTCGGACTCGATGACGCCCCGTGGGCAGACATGAGCGACGACGGGCAGCACAGCAAGCCGCTCACCGCGCGCGCCCTGTCCAAGCTCCTGAGCCAGTACGTCCGCCCCGACAACACCCCGATCCGCCCCCGTGGCATCCGGGTCGGCAGCGGCACCCCCAAGGGCTACTACGCGGAAGACCTGAGCGACGCGTGGGCCCGCTACTGCCCCCCTCCCCCCGGAGGATCCGCAACAGCCGAAACATCCGCAACATCGCAGGTCAACGGGGGTGAATTTGTGGCGGAAGGTCCTTCCGGCAGCCGCCACACGTCTGCGGAAACCGACACACGTCAGCTCCGCATCGCCAGCTGA
- a CDS encoding bifunctional DNA primase/polymerase translates to MTHDARPALLSAALDAAARGWPVHPLRPGGKGSALHGERSCTGRSHCTNGHVKWEQRATCDPERIRRTWQSGAFNVGIAPGPAHLLVVDLDIPKGKDGSDAPCGATNFQALCEHAGAPWPATYTVRTPSGGLHLYFHTASRLPSTAGALAERIDTRAWGGNIVAAGSHTSQGAYVIEVHGAVAELPDWLHTLLQPPAVAPGTARLAPLLAPGTVSRRASVALEREAAQVAGTGEGGRNQRLLAGARALGRFVAWGEIPRHVVEEAFQAAGEAAGLSASECTATIRSALNWSIRTARPREAA, encoded by the coding sequence ATGACGCATGACGCACGCCCCGCGCTGCTGAGCGCGGCGCTCGATGCTGCCGCCCGCGGCTGGCCCGTCCACCCGTTGCGCCCCGGCGGCAAGGGCTCGGCCCTGCACGGTGAACGCTCCTGCACCGGCAGAAGCCACTGCACCAACGGGCACGTGAAGTGGGAGCAGCGGGCCACCTGCGACCCTGAACGCATCCGCCGCACCTGGCAGAGCGGCGCCTTCAACGTCGGCATCGCCCCCGGCCCCGCTCACCTCTTGGTCGTGGATCTCGACATTCCCAAGGGAAAGGACGGTTCGGACGCGCCTTGCGGCGCGACGAACTTCCAGGCGCTCTGCGAGCACGCCGGTGCCCCATGGCCCGCCACCTACACGGTGCGGACCCCCAGCGGCGGCCTCCACCTGTACTTCCACACCGCCAGCCGCCTGCCGAGCACGGCGGGAGCCCTCGCTGAACGCATCGACACCCGCGCGTGGGGCGGCAATATCGTCGCCGCCGGAAGCCACACCTCCCAAGGCGCCTACGTGATCGAAGTCCACGGCGCAGTAGCGGAGTTGCCTGACTGGCTTCACACCCTCCTCCAACCCCCAGCCGTCGCACCGGGTACAGCTCGGCTCGCGCCGTTGCTCGCGCCCGGCACGGTCAGCCGCCGCGCCAGCGTGGCACTGGAACGGGAGGCCGCGCAGGTGGCGGGGACGGGTGAAGGGGGCCGCAATCAGCGGCTGTTGGCGGGCGCCCGCGCGCTGGGGCGCTTCGTGGCCTGGGGCGAGATCCCCCGGCACGTGGTGGAGGAGGCTTTTCAGGCGGCCGGGGAGGCGGCCGGCCTGTCCGCATCCGAGTGCACGGCGACTATCCGCAGCGCCCTGAACTGGTCGATCCGCACCGCCCGCCCGCGGGAGGCCGCATGA
- the ssb gene encoding single-stranded DNA-binding protein, whose translation MSFGETPITVVGNLTTDPEVKFTDSGAALAKFTIAATPRTFDKTTNQWKDGTSTFFRCAAWRSLAEHVAESLTKGSRVVATGRIRQHNWQTPEGENRSMLALEIDDIGASLRFTTVAINARQPAADASGDAWSTDQPSTDSKFSEKPPF comes from the coding sequence GTGTCCTTCGGAGAAACCCCGATTACCGTCGTCGGCAACTTGACCACCGACCCGGAGGTTAAGTTCACCGACTCCGGTGCGGCGCTGGCCAAGTTCACCATCGCCGCCACCCCGCGCACCTTCGACAAGACCACCAATCAGTGGAAGGACGGCACGTCCACGTTCTTCCGCTGCGCCGCCTGGCGCTCCCTCGCGGAGCACGTCGCCGAATCACTGACCAAGGGCTCGCGCGTGGTGGCCACCGGTCGTATCCGGCAGCACAACTGGCAGACCCCCGAGGGCGAGAACCGCTCCATGCTCGCCCTGGAGATTGACGACATCGGCGCCTCACTGCGCTTCACCACCGTCGCCATCAACGCCAGGCAGCCCGCCGCGGATGCGTCCGGCGACGCATGGTCCACCGACCAGCCGTCGACCGACTCGAAGTTCAGCGAAAAGCCCCCGTTCTAG
- the traB gene encoding plasmid transfer protein TraB has product MEMQRGNADGGGVGAFLLHRAKPHIPPWLGVGGIGLAGALGHLRWDESTPAAVGLTLTSVALSGGAWLIGKTTSKQRRLHTALTTGLGSAWLTAACLAGPTAGPLDDLYLMGGPAVALSWNVRILMRHNPEGSGGSSDGGLLEKVGLAKAQIGAAKVEPNRVTASLAVEQGEQTNDDVTKALKLIASALDLPANAVRYTPSPDSSRRGELVIVPEDMLSEVIEWEGPSNVGGSIADPLVIGRYDDGAPLLLWLPGDPDVGRNSTHGLIAGGTGSGKGDAALNLLTEILSRRDVIVWLSDPKAFQDFGPLRPGLDWGVEGGIDTEVMVEAIQGVIPARTRWLGDHSYRQWVPAAAAVQEDPERSCRSDGRACGCAGMPFLVAWFEEAANTLRALGDDAFTGIAQEARSAGISLIVSLQRPSYDQMSTSTRASLPSTIALGCDPRDEGFSLPESVIDAGAHPGAWGNRRPGYCYVVTPGIDEARYPSPGRTQRFTPRAVPVMEMLASWAQRNGATADPITAGAASSIAGRAYTGRATDEEPVDRPDVEEDALDDEPRAGVDPEDQDIDPEVELPDNQPGDDAPLFGQEQGHKPSPEEARRLFAQALAEFEGAGQMIVGPKDFIDWCDRNHFSRPWVSARLKDAALEGRLEATNTTGRWRIVPQPEPTLTAA; this is encoded by the coding sequence ATGGAAATGCAGCGGGGCAATGCGGATGGCGGGGGCGTGGGCGCCTTCCTGCTGCATCGGGCCAAGCCGCACATCCCGCCGTGGCTGGGCGTGGGCGGCATCGGCCTGGCCGGCGCTTTGGGGCATCTGCGGTGGGACGAGAGCACCCCGGCTGCAGTCGGCCTCACGCTCACGTCGGTGGCCCTATCCGGCGGCGCCTGGCTGATCGGCAAGACGACCAGCAAGCAGCGCCGCCTGCACACCGCGTTGACTACCGGGCTCGGCTCGGCCTGGCTCACTGCCGCATGCCTGGCCGGCCCCACCGCCGGACCGCTCGATGACCTCTATCTCATGGGCGGCCCCGCGGTCGCCCTGTCGTGGAACGTGCGCATCCTCATGCGACACAACCCCGAAGGGTCCGGCGGAAGCTCAGACGGGGGCCTGCTGGAGAAGGTAGGACTGGCCAAGGCTCAGATCGGTGCCGCGAAGGTGGAGCCAAACCGGGTCACTGCCTCGCTCGCGGTGGAGCAGGGTGAGCAGACCAACGACGACGTGACCAAGGCCTTGAAGCTGATCGCGTCCGCGCTGGATCTGCCGGCCAACGCCGTGCGCTACACCCCCAGCCCTGATTCCTCCCGCCGCGGTGAACTGGTCATTGTCCCCGAAGACATGCTCTCCGAGGTCATCGAGTGGGAAGGGCCGTCCAACGTTGGTGGGTCGATTGCCGATCCGCTGGTCATCGGCCGCTACGACGATGGCGCTCCGCTGCTGCTGTGGCTGCCCGGCGATCCGGACGTGGGCCGCAACTCCACCCACGGCCTGATCGCGGGCGGCACCGGATCAGGCAAGGGCGACGCGGCGCTGAACCTCCTGACGGAGATCCTCTCCCGCCGCGATGTCATCGTGTGGCTGTCGGACCCCAAGGCCTTCCAGGACTTCGGCCCCCTGCGGCCGGGTCTGGACTGGGGTGTCGAGGGCGGCATCGACACCGAGGTCATGGTCGAAGCCATCCAAGGCGTCATCCCCGCCCGCACCCGCTGGCTGGGAGATCACAGCTACCGCCAGTGGGTACCGGCGGCTGCTGCGGTGCAGGAGGACCCCGAGCGCTCCTGCCGGTCGGATGGTCGGGCGTGCGGCTGTGCGGGGATGCCGTTCTTGGTGGCCTGGTTCGAGGAGGCCGCCAACACCCTGCGCGCGCTCGGAGACGATGCGTTCACCGGCATCGCCCAGGAGGCCCGCTCCGCCGGGATCTCCCTGATCGTCTCGCTTCAGCGGCCCTCCTACGACCAAATGTCCACCAGCACCCGCGCCTCCCTGCCCTCCACGATCGCGCTCGGTTGCGACCCGCGCGATGAGGGGTTCAGCCTTCCGGAGTCGGTCATCGACGCGGGCGCCCACCCCGGCGCCTGGGGCAACCGCCGCCCCGGCTACTGCTACGTCGTCACGCCAGGCATCGATGAAGCCCGCTACCCCTCGCCCGGCCGCACGCAGCGCTTCACCCCGCGTGCCGTGCCGGTGATGGAGATGCTCGCCAGCTGGGCCCAGCGCAACGGCGCCACCGCCGACCCCATCACCGCCGGGGCGGCATCCAGCATCGCCGGACGCGCCTACACCGGCCGCGCCACCGATGAAGAGCCGGTCGACCGGCCGGACGTGGAAGAGGACGCGTTGGACGACGAGCCGCGAGCCGGGGTGGACCCCGAAGACCAGGACATCGACCCCGAGGTCGAACTCCCCGACAACCAGCCGGGGGACGATGCTCCGCTGTTCGGGCAGGAGCAGGGCCACAAGCCCTCCCCGGAGGAAGCCCGCCGGCTGTTCGCGCAAGCGCTCGCGGAGTTCGAGGGGGCCGGGCAGATGATCGTCGGGCCGAAGGACTTCATCGACTGGTGCGACCGCAACCACTTCTCCCGCCCGTGGGTGTCCGCCCGCCTCAAGGACGCCGCCCTGGAGGGCCGGTTGGAGGCGACGAACACCACCGGCCGGTGGCGCATCGTCCCCCAACCGGAACCGACCCTGACGGCCGCCTGA
- the traA gene encoding plasmid transfer protein TraA produces MARNGSNRVHNFRTRQAQQPYGGNTNGSAGDKSNKFANAGAAAGGFMGAMGGSFVPPINVTVNNNRGARANGGRSNGQSLLPAPEFNSPAQVRNYCNTLRAAGVTLSIEVAMAAEILKSVLESVPDPEGRAFGSRIRARKVSRKLTKAADDLKDAAKNAAGAYATFQQEYEEEINRVRHRARRPQQPVMNWAQQ; encoded by the coding sequence ATGGCGCGCAACGGAAGCAACCGAGTCCACAACTTCCGCACCCGACAGGCCCAGCAGCCGTACGGCGGCAACACCAACGGCAGTGCTGGCGACAAGTCCAACAAGTTCGCCAACGCCGGCGCCGCCGCGGGCGGCTTCATGGGCGCGATGGGCGGCTCGTTCGTCCCGCCGATCAACGTCACCGTGAACAACAACCGGGGCGCGCGGGCGAACGGGGGCCGCTCGAACGGGCAGTCCCTGTTGCCTGCTCCGGAGTTCAACTCCCCGGCGCAGGTGCGCAACTACTGCAACACGCTGCGCGCCGCCGGGGTGACGCTGTCGATCGAGGTGGCCATGGCCGCGGAGATCCTCAAGAGCGTTCTGGAGTCGGTGCCGGACCCCGAGGGCCGTGCGTTCGGCTCCCGCATCCGCGCCCGCAAGGTCAGCCGCAAGCTGACCAAGGCGGCCGATGACCTGAAAGACGCGGCGAAGAACGCCGCGGGCGCCTACGCCACTTTCCAGCAGGAGTACGAGGAAGAGATCAACCGTGTCCGTCACCGCGCCCGCCGGCCGCAGCAGCCGGTCATGAACTGGGCCCAGCAGTAA